The sequence CTGCGGCTATGCGGAGCTGTTCTTTCAGGAGGTCAATTCCGATGACCTGTTCTGTGACCGGATGTTCAACCTGAATCCTGGTGTTCATCTCCATGAAGTAGAAGTGTGAATTCGAGTCAACCAGAAACTCTATCGTACCTGCGCTCTCGTATCCGATGTTCCTGGCTCCAGTGACCGCGGCTTCACCCATCGTTTTTCTGAGCTCAGGAGTAAGAAATGTCGAAGGACATTCCTCAAGAAGCTTCTGGTGTCTTCTTTGAAGCGAGCAATCCCGCTCAAAAAGATGGATAAGATTTCCGCGGCTGTCGCCAAGTATCTGAAATTCTATGTGTCTGGGGTCTTCAATGAGCTTTTCCAAATAGATTGCTCTTGAATTGAATGCGGCTTCGGCTTCGGCCTGCGCAGTGGGAATCCCTGTTCTCAAGCTGATCTCATCCCTTGCAACTCTCATCCCTTTTCCGCCGCCGCCATTTACAGCTTTTATCATGACCGGATATCCCAGGTTTTTCGCGAGCTCAGCCGCCTCGTCCAGCGATGAGACTTCACCCTCACTTCCCGGAATGACGGGCACACCGGCGTCGGCCATAAGCTTCCGTGCAAGAGCTTTATCACCCATCTGCCTTATCATTTCTGAGGAAGGACCTATGAACTTTATTCCACAGGATTCACAAACTTCGGCGAAATCAGGATTCTCAGCAAGAAATCCGTAGCCCGGATGTATCGCCTCGGCATTTGTCAGCTCCGCCGCTGTTATTATCCTCGGCATATTAAGGTAGCTCTCGGAGCTTGGCGGGGGACCGATGCAAACCGACTCGTCGGCAAGCCGCACATGAAGGGCATCCTTGTCTGCCTCGGAGTAAACGGCGACAGTCTCAATATCGAGCTCCTGGCAGGCTCTCATTATCCTGAGAGCGATTTCCCCTCTGTTTGCTATTAGGATTTTGCTAAACATGCGGGATCATCTTTTCGCTTTGGTGTCCACGAGGAAAAGAGTCTGCCCGTACTCGACCGGCTGCGCATTCTGGACCGGGATTTCGATTATTCTTCCAGCAACGTCGGACTCTATCTCGTTCATTAGCTTCATTGCCTCAACGATGCAAACCACTTGTCCAACGTCGACAAACGCTCCGACCTCTGTATATGGGTCAGCGTCAGGGGCAGGCGCTCCGTAGAATGTTCCCACCATCGGTGATTTGATCGGAACCAGCTCAGTCTTCTTCTCGGCAGCTTCCTTTGTCAAGACCGCAGACTCTTCCTGAACGCGTCCGCGTGACAGACCAGGCGAATAGGACTCGACCAGAACCTTTCCTCCCTCAAGTCCGGTGAACTGGGAAGGTTTCTTGATTCTGATGCTTCCGCTTCCGCGGGAGATCTCAAGTTCCTCGACCTCGCTTTTCTCAACAATCGCGATCAATTTCCTGAGCTCATCTTTGTCGAACTTGAGGAAATCAGAGGAATCGGAATTCCCTTTGCGGCCGAGTTTCTTCCTCTGTCCTTCCTTTCTCTTCTCCTTCAACTTCTGGTCAGCAGCTTTCTTCTCTTTCATAAAGACTCTCCGTTTGAGTCTACCTGCCGGCTCTCTCGACGTACTTGCCAGTCCTTGTATCAATCCTCACAACTTCCCCTTCTTCCACAAAAAGAGGCACTTGAATTACCATGCCGGTTTCAAGCG comes from Candidatus Eisenbacteria bacterium and encodes:
- the accC gene encoding acetyl-CoA carboxylase biotin carboxylase subunit, which produces MFSKILIANRGEIALRIMRACQELDIETVAVYSEADKDALHVRLADESVCIGPPPSSESYLNMPRIITAAELTNAEAIHPGYGFLAENPDFAEVCESCGIKFIGPSSEMIRQMGDKALARKLMADAGVPVIPGSEGEVSSLDEAAELAKNLGYPVMIKAVNGGGGKGMRVARDEISLRTGIPTAQAEAEAAFNSRAIYLEKLIEDPRHIEFQILGDSRGNLIHLFERDCSLQRRHQKLLEECPSTFLTPELRKTMGEAAVTGARNIGYESAGTIEFLVDSNSHFYFMEMNTRIQVEHPVTEQVIGIDLLKEQLRIAAGDTISLGQEDIQIRGHSIECRINAESPERSFMPSPGRIAFFHPPGGPGIRVDTHIYSGCQVPPYYDSMIAKIIATGKDRDESIRRMRRALHECVVEGVETTIPFHLRILSNEKFISGSVTTAFVEDLMKETEEVKTA
- the accB gene encoding acetyl-CoA carboxylase biotin carboxyl carrier protein yields the protein MKEKKAADQKLKEKRKEGQRKKLGRKGNSDSSDFLKFDKDELRKLIAIVEKSEVEELEISRGSGSIRIKKPSQFTGLEGGKVLVESYSPGLSRGRVQEESAVLTKEAAEKKTELVPIKSPMVGTFYGAPAPDADPYTEVGAFVDVGQVVCIVEAMKLMNEIESDVAGRIIEIPVQNAQPVEYGQTLFLVDTKAKR